Below is a genomic region from Henckelia pumila isolate YLH828 chromosome 3, ASM3356847v2, whole genome shotgun sequence.
gtttttaaacttgatttattgaatcatgtttgttagtgagtagttttttttcttcgatcaaggctacgtgattgggccagacagtttatgtaaaaacttgatttgtttatttgagattttcagacttaattgattttattgattatcaaatttatcttcgtcttacaaatttcttggccagttatttgtttgcttgttaatcgagtcTAAGTCGACAGATGAggtctcgaattcgatcactttgattttcaacatagtgtaaagctgactagaaatagaattcggttttattatgcggtttaggtgtctactgaattttcacggtgatttatgcattcaaatttgattagaattacgaaagattagttcatcaatatttgaatagatttgattgttctagaaatagaccttcgaataaattaggaaaattcccgtaaattaagattaagtctgatatcttagatcgattatttgttgcatgaattgtctggtacctacgtgtgtccttgatcgaacttttcccaaattttaagtaatccaaagttttctgctgcgtttttatttaatttaattttatttgcaattttattcattagtttaaaatctgaaatcatttttttcattagtctagattaagtagaaataaatagattttggtaatcatatttttacagtccttgtgggttcgacatctggacctttgtccactttattataatttgacctggttcgcttgccagtagaacTTATTCATACCGAAATAACCGGTCACATCCTCAAGAACTTCATGAGAGGCTGGAATTTTAGGATCATTTAGTACAGAAGCATTTTTCAACATTGGATCATCTGTAGATGGAGTTTCTTGGTCATTAACATCTGTTTTATACTCAAGATAACCTATGGGATCGGTATTAACAAATGTTTCAACAGGTACAACGTTTTCTAATGGGTCTAACCTGATAAGAGAGTCTACCATTGTCTCTTCTATCCAAATGGTTATCAGTTCTAAATCCTTATACAATGCGTACATATTTGCAATATCACCATCTCCAAAAATTTCTGTCAAACCATGTTCAATCAATATACCAGGAATTTGGTAAAATAATTTGACATTAAAATTATTTCCACCACACAACCGGTACATATCATATAAATTCGAATAGTTAAACCTGTCGAAGTTCACGTTTTTAAATTCATGTTTAATACCTCCAACATACACTATTTTCGGATATGTACTCTTCAGGTTAAGCTTAAACTTACTTCCATACCATACATCAAACTTCATCGATAAATCCATACAATGCAAGAGAAATAGAACGGAGATGTACCGAATTTGCCAACACCGCCAAAGATTTGCGTACGCTTCTTCCGCAGTGGCTGGTGAGTGAATTGGGGATTAGGGTTTTCTTCAGTATCTCCTCAGCAATTATAAGAAACGATGCTATCACAGGGGATGTGTGTATTTTGCTTATTAGAGGTAAAAGGGTAAAATAGTCTTGACCTAATTTCAAAATCTTTAAGAACTTCAAAAAAATAGGATTGGGAACGTGAGCTTCATTTTGAATAACAGAGGGTGATTTTTGCCTATTTAATTTACACGGGgtgtttttttatttctatgtgTTTCATAGGGGTCAAAATGCAATTATCCCGatgtttataaattataattataactaGCGTTTTCAAAAAACGTAAAAGCGATTTATTATTCTGTTTTTTGGGCCTTTGCTAAGTTTGGAAATGCGATTTTAGCTGCTGAAGATGTGAATATTGAGTGAAACAGAGACACTGCCGTTTGATCCTGGCCGGAAAGGGTTTTCAGTTACAGACTTGACACGAGCTCGAAACTACCCACTGGCGCTTACATGCACAGAGATTCGTATTCTCGCTGCATGAAAGCTTTCCCGCGGCTGAACTGAGGCGCGTGAAGTGGAGAAGCAGGCAGATTTTGTAGAAGAAGAGAGGGGTAGGCTCAAAAAAATGGAAGAGATGAAGAAGAGGAAGCTTGAGGAAATCGGGAACGGGCAGATGTTGCCGAACTTAAATGAAACCGCTGCGTCTTCAATCGTTGATGAATTGCGTGCGCTCCTCGACCCGCTCGCTAAGCCGCAGCTTGTCGATCTCCTATCTAAAGCGTAATGGCCGACCTAACTCTGTTTCAGTGCCTTTTATGGTTTTACGTGTTTACTTTATCTCCGCTTTCAGTATTTTGTTTGTATTTATTAGTGGGCTTGCTGGAGCCGTTGTGGTTCCTTCCATGCGTTTGATTTGATGTGGTTGTGTTTTTTTGTTTGGAATTTTCTCCAACAGTTGGGAGTTTGGAGGAGTAGATAGGCTGTTATGACTTATGTATATGaacattgattttttttttttcgcttATGTAAATTTATGTCAAATAGGCATCCTCCATGCTAGTTTCAAATGCCGTTATCTTcagtataatttttttgtagGATGAAGTTGTTGACGTGGTAAATTAGGGCTTAggttctatttatttattttggtatTCCCGAATTTTGTTGTATTTGCCACCACCTGAGAGATTAATCTACTGTATCTTTCAAATGTGTTGTCGTAGAGTTTCTTAATGCAGTTGAATTAAAAACTCTCGCTGAAATAGTTATAGATTGATCTATGAGGTAATGCGGtttcacggagtcgaggaattTAAAATATGTAGGACTTGATTGAAGCAGAATTCATAAATGGTGGTTAATAAGCTCGGGTTGTGGAAGCAATTATTAAAAATGTCAAGAGTGTTCTGAGCTTTGAACTAAAATGGCGTGTCATTTTTCTGATCTTTTCTATGTAGCTCtttatttgtaataaaaattaCTCATCTTTCATGGCTATCTCTTTGCTACTGCCTTAATCTTTTATCTTCCACATTCTATTCAGAAGAATGTTTTGTTAAAAGAGGGCTATGCAATATGGATGCTTATTTGTGTCTGAATGTTTTGAGCACGGAGACCATTTTCACGTTCCTCCTCATGATGTGCTGTGTGAATTGACGTTGTGTGTGGGTGCTTGTTTGCATGTTCTGGCGTGAAGAGGGTCACAATATCCTTCTATTGCTGAAGAAATTAGAAGTGTtgcaagtgctgatcctgcccTTCGAAAGCTTTTTGTTCGTGGTTTAGCATGGAATACTTCTTCAGAAACTTTGTGTGATGTGAGTGATTTGGTGCCTGTGGACTGTATTTGGTGTTTTCTTGTTAACTGCATTCTGAGATATAACCTCTTGGTCACTGAAGGAACTAACCACACAAGATGTTATGCTTAGTGCAAGAGTAACCTAAACCATAAAACTATCTTCTTGGATAATTTGTCCAGGCATTTCAAGAACATGGTGAGATCGAAGAGGGTGCTGTAATCCATGACAAAGTAACTGGAAAGTCTCGTTGTTATGGTTTCATCACCTTTAAAGATATGGAATCAGCTCAGAGAGCACTTAGAGCACCTGGCAAGATGATTGACGTGAGCACAATGATTCTTTTGACGCAAATGAAACAACAAATATCATGTGGTGAATgtgtttttaaaatattcaaagCTCCCCAACCAACCAACcacttccccccccccccccccccacccctctcccaaaaaaaaaataaataaataaaacacataacAGCTGTCTTCTCGTCTCATTTATCCTGTCTACCTTAGGGGCGTATGGCTGCTTGTAACCTTGCAAGTGAGGGATTGAACAGCAGCACTTCTACTCTTGATCAAGCCCAAAGGAAGCTTTATGTAGGAGGTTTGTCACCTGAAACATCTAGTGAAATGTTGCTTTCCTATTTCGGAAGACATGGTGAGATAGAGGAGGGTTCTGTTGCATATGATAAAGACTCGAACAAATCACGGTAAAAAGACATCTGCGATTTTCTTTTTCATGCAAACAGTTTTTGTGCTGGTAGATCTCATTAATTTACTTGTTTTACATGAAGTGGCTTTGGCTTTGTTACTTTCAAGACCATGGAGGCGGCGAAGGAAGCTTTAGATGACCCCCAAAAGATACTTGGAGTGAGTAAACTTTTTAGAAATTTGGAAGTTGATGAACTTAACTTGCACCATAGCTTCATGAGTTGCACGGATAAATCTTCAACGAAAGTTGAACTTTTAAAATTCGAAAAATGAAATCGGATGTTGTGCTTAGATGGAAATTTTACGCTTATTATTGCAATTGTTGTAGGGAAGAAATATCACAGTGAAGCTTGCTGATAATTACAAAGGCAAGGTGACTCCAGCTGGTGTGGTTCTGGGTCCAGGACACATGACTGCTGGCTATCAACAGAAAGCATATTCTGAGACTGGGGCCCCTATTGGTTATTCGTATCCCCAACCTATGGCATCGTTTGGTTCCTACACGAATCCCTCAGCAGCTGCTGCATACTCAGCTCAGCCACAGTATTCTTATCCTCAATTCGCTGTTAGGAAAGATACCTCACCATCGCCTACAGCATATGGGGGGTACCCTTATTACATGCCGAAGCAATAGCAACTTGATTTCCATGAAAGCATGTCCCTTCATGACATGTCATATTACCACTTCGAATGCATTTACCTTCTCCTATTTCATTCACATCCTTTCTCAAAACTTTTGGATTTTCCCCATTATGATCTGCAGGTTCATGCCACTACTATGACGAGGAAGGAAGTGATTGTGAGTTCTTACCAGTGAGAGCTTATGTTTTTGAGTTCTTGAATTGGAAAACCATTCGAATTTTAGTCCATGATAGTATTGTATGTCAACTACCGAATTCTAGCAATAATATATCTTTGAAGATCTATATGGCTGTTATTCGATGAAAGAATTTGAAGCTATAAATATCAAATCCATTTGATTGTTTGGATGAGTTTCAAATACACCTCCCTTGTGAAAGCAGTAGTGATGATGGAGTTGAAATAGTATTGGTGGATTTGAAATTCCTCTCTTCAAAAGCAATTTTTCCATCCAAACGCACCCTAATACTCGGGACGAATTAAATCttgtttcaaaatattttccattgCGCATATGTTTGATAGAATAATAGAATACAAGTAATTCATACCTGACAGTTTAATCTCttatgatgatatgaattgacCAATGTGAAAGTCGGTTTGGTTGCTTCCAAGGGTTTCAAAGTTTGGGTCTAACCACCTTGCCCATGTTGGTTTGGTCTACCGAAATAATTTAACTTTGCCTATGTTGGATTCataatttcatatatttttaaaataattttatgacgTGGGAACCCGTAACCATTATTTTTGGTGCACATTAGATAAATTTTTGGATTAACGCAATAATTGCAAATCATGCTAGTCAAGTAaactgcactgacaaacacTAGTTGAATAAAATGTTAGTAGGAAGAATCGAAAATCTGGTTATTGGTCAAGTACTTACTTACTTCACAAACTTAAACACCCTAATGGGAGCATAATTTTATATTCTTGTGTGAGGTTTACGACTTTCGTACAAATGTCCTACTTCACCTTGACACAAACCCATCTCTTCTTTGATTTCGATGTGCacatattactttttatgtacACAAAATAGCTCCCATTATGCCACCTGACATGCATAAAAAAGCTCATAAGACAAAAGGCGCTTTTGAATTAAACTTGTTCTttgtctttttttaattttttaattatttaataactAAGCTTgtcgttttttttattttttatttttttaatttgtttattatAACCattacttttatttatttatttgtataaTTGTGTGTATAGCCGTTGTAAtttgtttaatttgttttttttgttcttttaattAAACTAGCCGTTTAATTTTTTTCTATAAATACACATCAAATTTTCAATTTCTCATTTATCCTACAATTATTTTTTGTATCTCCATTCATTTAGAATGTCTTGAAATCTCAATTCCTCTAGAAGATCCATTTTGCACAATTTCTAGAAAAATGAATTGGAAGAAAAAAGCGAAAGATGAATTGGATCAAATTACGTTAATGCGGGATGCTCTATGCTCCACGGGTGCTCTTCACCCGGTGGATCTTGGCCCTTCATTGGGCATGGGGCCCACACCATGCCCAATAAAGGGCAGATGCTGCACCGGGTGAAGAGCACCCGGCGTAGCATAGAATCTGCCTGTTAATGCTGCTTGAGCATGAAGAAATGATACTTCAGCTACATGAAAGTTATATCAGTAGAACACAAAGGAGAAGGTATTTCAACCGGGAACGAAAACTCGGACACAAGCGCCTCTTCCATGATTACTTCTCTGATGAGCCAATATATCTCGATGATGTATTTCGACTATAGATGACCGGTCCGCCCCAACACATGGCCTGTTTGGGTTGTCCGTTTAGACCCGCCTCCAAACGGGCCGTAAAAATCGGTTTAACCCAACCCGCCCCGCCGCGGGTTGCGGGCTAGGCGGGCAAACCCgccgaaaattaaaaaaaaataaaaatgataacaCTAGTATTTggaattggaaaaaaaatatattaacaattttataataaataataaatgtatcaatcaaacaaacatattcaaatttttatgttaattattatatttttataaaaaatcacatatccaaacagtataaataatataagtagatatttaattataaaaaataataatataaaatattaaaacagatTAAATACTAgttatataatttcaaaaaaaataatatttaaaatgagtgtTTTTatgtcataatttttttaaaaaaatctggcGGGCCAGCCTGCCTCAACCTGTGGCCCGTTTAGGCCCGCCTCCAAACGGACCACTAAAACCCAACTCAACCCGCCATTTTTTCATGGTTGGGTGGGCTGGCGTGACGGGCTTGGCCCATTTTGACAAGTCTAATTTTGACGACGATGCCAAATGCAAAGAGAATTATTCCTTCGCATACTCAGTTCAAAatcattcaaaatattttcaattgaTGAGAGATGAAACAGAAACACAAGGCTTTTCGCCACTTCATAAATGCACGGCGGCTATCTGTCAATTGGCCTATGTATCCCCTGACGACAATTATGATGAGTATCTACGGATTGCCGAAACAATTGCCATCGAATGTTTGTTCAACTTCTGTCAGTGTGTGATTGAAGTATTTGGAGACACATATTTGAGAAGATCCAACATTAGTGATATCCAACGTTTGCTTGAAATGCATGAATAGAGACATGTTTTTCCTGGCACGTTGGGTAGTCTTGATTGTATGCATTGAGAATGGAGAAAATGAAAATTCCAGTTTACTCAAGACGATCATGGCGTACCAACAATCGTGCTTGAAAAAGTTGCATCAACAAACTTTTGGATATGACATGTTTTTTCTGGGATCGCAGGTTCGCGTAATGATACCAATATGCTTAACGAATCACCTTTGTTTAATACTGTCTTACAAAAAAATGCACCGCATGTAAATTTCATGGTGAATGAGTCACAATATACAAAAGGATACTAACTAACTGGCGGGATCAATCCGAAATGGGCAACTTTTGTCAAGAGTTTTTCGTGTCCTGAGGATCCCAAGAGAAAGATCAAAGAAATACATGAATCTGCAAGAAAAGATGTTAAACGAGCATTTGGAATGCTCCGATCTCGTTGGGCAGTGATCATAGTCCCGATACGATTTTAATACAAGAATACTtgagatatataatatatacatgcATTATTTTGTACAATATGATGAAGGAGATGCAACAGTCAATTGGTTAGACAATGAACAAAATCCCCTAGCACATATATTTCAAGGATCTACGGCTCTACCCAAAAATTCCAATAATACCTTCGAATAATAGCGAGCTACGTGTTAGCCAAGTGCACCATCAACTTCGAGCCGACTTGGTTGAGAACATCTGGGCACACCACGATATCACTACGCAAACAAACAtatattttatgtgttattattcttcaatatttgcttTAATTTTCGCATGTTATAATATCTACCGAAATATTATGTAGTCGAATTTTAATGGTTAATGTTATTCATGTTGAGTGATAAAATTAATTGTTTGAATCTAACCTTTTGAATATAGTCGTTTGAATATAGCCAATTGAAACTAGATGTTCGAATGTAGACATAAGGATGACAATAGGTCGCCTTTCACATCAAACCCGTTTCGACGGGACGGGTCTAGACCCGCCTAAACGGGTCCATACGCGGGTCCGAGACGGGTTttgggtttggccaaacccgtcATGGACCCGCTCCgccaagtatatatatatatataaacttaaaatatacatgtatatatataaatataaaatattaataatatataattatatttttatactaaataattaatatattatccataatttgagtgtataatattattgaattgaaataaatttattttattatgatatgtttagaataaaaatgtatcattataatgttttttggccaataaatattaattaattacaaattgataaattttaacttgtaagaatatttttttgtcttacatattatgaatatatatttgaaattaaatttaatgatttttattaatttttaaacttttaaaattttaaatttaataattttaaatttatttaatttttggcgtgtccaacgggtctaacccggaTTGGACTCGCCGGGTTGGAGAGGCGGAACGGGTCTCGGGTTTAGCCAACTCCACCCCAGACCCGCCCTGTTGCCATCCCTATATAGACGTTTGAatgttatattttttgttttgagtTCTAtacattttcaataatttttttagatatatatatatatatatatttcaatttatACAAATTGTATTTAGAAGTTTTATTAAATAGAATTAATGAATATTAAAATACATCCACTAATAAAAATCtaaaacaattataaattttaattaataaaaattatatttttttgtgaaaaataagtAATACATATAAAAATACATCATTATataaattacatatatataaatatataaaatttataatttgataGTTGAAATATTTGAACGGAGTGTGAGGTCCATAAAAATTTTGTTAgggtttttttttgttatagtgAAAAATTGGacgatgttttttttttttttttttgatgtaGCAATGACGTGAAAAAGTGAGAAATACAAAAAATCTCATGTTAGGTTTTTATTAATGTGGATGCCCTTAGTTACATATAATAAATACGAACATTATATAGTTCTATACGATTTTCATAATTTGCGAGCTACTGAGTTAACTGTTAAATCCCAGTTTAGTTATTCGGGATCAAAATAATTTGCGGGCTATTAAATTAGTGTTTGAAAGATCTTTTAAGAAGCCATTCTCAGCTTTTCctttacaaaattttgaaattttgtaaaatattataaaaaaatgctaaaaaatatttcttgaaaaaatgGGAATCTATATAATTGAAGTGGATTTCATatcgattaaaaaaaataaatctaagGTAAGAAAAGTCAGTATTGCCCCCAGGGTTCTTCTTCAATATTTTGCAGCGGGGGAAATCATAAAAACCCTCGCGGCCTCGCCTCGACCACGTATCAGTGGCACTGCTGCACCATGAATGGCTCTCTCTGCAATAGGACTGCCTCTTCCCGGAAACAGCACACGAAGATTTCAAACCAAAAAACTGTAAAGAACACCTTTCAAGGTGAGAATATGAGTTTTCAAGTCCCGAGTATTACTGCTAATAGCTTTTTCCTTTGACCCATTGTCTATCTCCTAATCTGATAACTAGCCATGAATAGTGTGCAAAAGACTAGAATACGAGAAGTCTTGAAATGGGTTTCTTTGTGTTTGACCCAAAACAACTTTAGCCCATCAAAATCTAATCTTTCTGCCGGTGGTTCATGTTACATTTTACAACACCTTCGGCTTTGTAGTACAGAaagggattttaatttgaaaaatgGTAGAAATCTTGGTTTCCTAGCGAGAAAGTCTCGTCCAGTTAGGAGAGAAGCACAAGCTGCTTTGTTGGAATACTTGCATTCTACCAGGGGTTTGCAGTTTATGGATGCTGAGAACATGAGTAAAAATTCTCCAGAGTTTTTTGATGTGTTGTTGAGTAGGATAGATATTGACAATGCTGATGTGAGCCGGTCATTGACACGATTCTTGAGGTACCATCCCATTAATGAGTTTGAGCCTTTCTTTGAGAGTATAGGTTTGAAGTCTTCGGAGTATTCTCCACTTCTTCCCCGGAATTTAATGTTTCTGAATGAAGATCTATTGTTGTTGGAGAACTATTATGTCTTATGTAATTATGGCATTGCTCGGAACAAGATAGGAAAGATTTATAAGGAAGCAACAGAAATTTTTGGGTATGATTATGGGGTTTTGCAATCAAAGCTTGAATCTTTTCAGGGTTTGGGGTTAAAACAGTCTCTTGTGGCTAAGATTATTGCTTCAAGCCCTTATCTTTTGAGGGGAAATATGAATGAGAAATTCGTTGAAATTCTGCGGAAGTTAAATGATACTGGAATTCATGTTGACTGGCTTGAAGAGCATATCTCCGAAGAGAATTCCTACGACTGGAAATGTATGCTTGAGCTTGTGTGCTTACTAAGTGAGTTGGGCTTGAGTGAGGATGAATTAGGGAAACTGATTGTTCAGCATCCTGACCTTTTGCTTGAGTGCTCTGGACTTGTTACCTTTTGCCTATTTGGGTTCCTGTTGAAATTTGGATCCATGAAGAGTGAAATACAAAACGTCTTTCTTCAGTTTCCCCAGATACCAGTTGTAAAATTTATCAATAATTTATATCAGTGCCACAAATTTCTGATTGAAATTGACATGCCTGTTCAAGATATTTGCATGATAGTTCGTTCATACCCGCTCGTGCTGGGCTCCTGTGAACTCAAAAAGGTTACAAGCTTAATGGGTGCCTTGAACTGCGGGAAGAGCAGGCTCGGTCAAATGATTAAGGAAGATCCTAATGTGTTGAAGAAATGGATCCTTGGAAGGAGAGTTGACCGGCTACCAAATCAAATCAGGGTTCTAAAAGTGAGGGAAATCAAAACTGATTTTTTGTTGAGTCTAGGCTTTATTGAGAAGTCAAAGGAAATGGAAATAGCTATTAAAGAATTTCGAGGCAAAGGAGTGGAACTTCAAGAGAGATTTGATTGTTTAGTGAACACTGGTTTGAGTCGCGAGGAAGTCATATCGATGGTCAAGGCATCGCCTCAAATTCTCAACCAGAACAAAGATATCATTGAAACAAAGATAAATCATTTTGTAAAAGAATTGGGCTACCCAGTGACTGATTTGCTCACTCATCCTCCCCTTGTGTCTTATACAATTGAGAGGGTGAAGCTTAGACTTTTGACTTATAAATGGCTCAAAGATGAAAGAGTAGTGCATCCAAAGTTGTCCTTAAGCACACTCTTGTCATGCTCAGAGGATGTATTCGTAAGGCTTTACGTAAATTCTCATCCTAGAGGGTTGGAATTTTGGGAGAGGCTGAaggaaaaaatatattcaaTATGATAAAGTTTCCTCCCTCTTTTACGGATCTGAGATGCTTATCAACTTAGCTGCCATACACT
It encodes:
- the LOC140891542 gene encoding UBP1-associated protein 2C-like — protein: MEEMKKRKLEEIGNGQMLPNLNETAASSIVDELRALLDPLAKPQLVDLLSKAGSQYPSIAEEIRSVASADPALRKLFVRGLAWNTSSETLCDAFQEHGEIEEGAVIHDKVTGKSRCYGFITFKDMESAQRALRAPGKMIDGRMAACNLASEGLNSSTSTLDQAQRKLYVGGLSPETSSEMLLSYFGRHGEIEEGSVAYDKDSNKSRGFGFVTFKTMEAAKEALDDPQKILGGRNITVKLADNYKGKVTPAGVVLGPGHMTAGYQQKAYSETGAPIGYSYPQPMASFGSYTNPSAAAAYSAQPQYSYPQFAVRKDTSPSPTAYGGYPYYMPKQ
- the LOC140890444 gene encoding transcription termination factor MTEF18, mitochondrial-like — encoded protein: MNSVQKTRIREVLKWVSLCLTQNNFSPSKSNLSAGGSCYILQHLRLCSTERDFNLKNGRNLGFLARKSRPVRREAQAALLEYLHSTRGLQFMDAENMSKNSPEFFDVLLSRIDIDNADVSRSLTRFLRYHPINEFEPFFESIGLKSSEYSPLLPRNLMFLNEDLLLLENYYVLCNYGIARNKIGKIYKEATEIFGYDYGVLQSKLESFQGLGLKQSLVAKIIASSPYLLRGNMNEKFVEILRKLNDTGIHVDWLEEHISEENSYDWKCMLELVCLLSELGLSEDELGKLIVQHPDLLLECSGLVTFCLFGFLLKFGSMKSEIQNVFLQFPQIPVVKFINNLYQCHKFLIEIDMPVQDICMIVRSYPLVLGSCELKKVTSLMGALNCGKSRLGQMIKEDPNVLKKWILGRRVDRLPNQIRVLKVREIKTDFLLSLGFIEKSKEMEIAIKEFRGKGVELQERFDCLVNTGLSREEVISMVKASPQILNQNKDIIETKINHFVKELGYPVTDLLTHPPLVSYTIERVKLRLLTYKWLKDERVVHPKLSLSTLLSCSEDVFVRLYVNSHPRGLEFWERLKEKIYSI